In Aurantimicrobium minutum, the following proteins share a genomic window:
- a CDS encoding peptidoglycan D,D-transpeptidase FtsI family protein yields the protein MKRNPIRFRAFLVMLFVVIFVGLFVIKLVDIQVIRASAYNEESVGKRSIPSTVLAKRGTITDAKGTVMAESVLRYNITVSPKNAKDFLRQTDRSEVTITPQQAAIEIGTITGQKPEEILKIIADALAQNPKSDFAYIKKAVDVDTFRALYALEIPWLFFEQAPGRTYPAGAVGGNLLGYVGQDGQPQAGLELAQNDCLAGTNGEEVYQRGADGIRIPGSTVTSVAAENGGSLKLTINSDLQWYSQQVLAKRVTETNAQWGIVIVQEVKTGKLLTVADYPTVDPNNVNGSDESARGSRAFTSPYEPGSTIKALTAAGLINSGAADPSTQVIAPYALTFPNGAKVNDAVPHGSWPLTLTGVLQESSNTGITQLGQALDAKTRYDYLRAFGFGETSAVNFPGESGGILHPYEEWDNQTTYNTMFGQGLATTAVQVAGAYQTLGNGGVHLPASLVEECVKANGTVVKPEQSKGTQVVSPEAARTTVDMLENVVTQGALTSVVQIPGYRSALKTGTAQQSDGSGKYGEKYIVSNAGLIPADDPQYVVYVVIAYPDGNTFMASPPVFRDVMAQVIKEYRIQPSTSASPALAVRF from the coding sequence GTGAAGCGAAACCCCATCCGATTTAGAGCATTTCTCGTCATGCTCTTCGTTGTGATTTTCGTGGGTTTGTTCGTCATCAAACTGGTTGACATCCAAGTCATTAGAGCTTCGGCATACAACGAAGAGTCGGTTGGGAAACGCTCTATTCCTTCCACCGTGTTGGCTAAACGAGGAACAATTACTGATGCCAAAGGGACAGTGATGGCCGAAAGCGTTCTGCGTTACAACATCACCGTTTCGCCGAAGAATGCCAAAGATTTCCTTCGTCAAACTGACCGTTCTGAGGTCACCATTACGCCGCAGCAAGCAGCTATTGAGATCGGAACCATCACTGGTCAAAAGCCGGAAGAAATTCTCAAGATCATTGCAGATGCTCTGGCACAAAACCCCAAGTCTGACTTTGCGTACATCAAAAAAGCTGTGGATGTCGATACTTTCCGAGCACTCTATGCCCTGGAGATACCGTGGCTGTTTTTTGAACAGGCACCCGGGCGTACTTATCCTGCAGGAGCTGTGGGCGGAAACCTGCTTGGTTATGTAGGTCAAGACGGACAGCCGCAGGCAGGACTCGAACTAGCTCAGAACGACTGTCTCGCCGGCACCAATGGGGAAGAGGTATATCAGCGCGGTGCTGATGGAATTCGCATTCCTGGCAGCACTGTCACCAGTGTTGCTGCAGAAAACGGTGGAAGCCTCAAACTGACAATTAACTCAGACCTGCAGTGGTACTCCCAGCAGGTGTTGGCCAAGCGTGTAACTGAAACCAACGCCCAGTGGGGAATCGTGATCGTTCAAGAGGTCAAAACAGGAAAGCTGCTGACTGTTGCGGACTATCCCACCGTTGATCCCAATAACGTCAATGGTTCTGACGAGAGTGCTCGAGGTTCTCGCGCCTTTACCTCTCCCTACGAACCAGGCTCAACGATTAAGGCACTCACCGCTGCTGGATTAATCAACTCCGGCGCCGCAGATCCTTCAACCCAAGTAATTGCTCCATATGCCCTCACATTCCCTAACGGAGCGAAAGTCAACGATGCTGTGCCCCACGGTTCCTGGCCGTTGACGCTTACAGGTGTTCTTCAAGAATCCTCTAACACCGGGATTACGCAACTAGGCCAAGCGCTTGATGCGAAAACCCGCTACGACTATCTCCGTGCTTTTGGTTTTGGCGAAACCTCAGCGGTGAACTTCCCTGGTGAGTCCGGCGGTATTTTGCATCCCTACGAAGAGTGGGACAACCAAACCACCTACAACACCATGTTTGGCCAAGGCTTAGCTACCACCGCAGTTCAGGTTGCGGGGGCGTATCAAACTCTTGGCAACGGGGGAGTGCATTTACCTGCTTCACTTGTCGAAGAGTGCGTCAAAGCAAATGGAACCGTGGTCAAGCCTGAGCAATCAAAGGGAACACAGGTTGTCTCACCTGAAGCAGCCCGCACCACTGTAGACATGTTGGAAAACGTGGTCACCCAGGGCGCCCTCACCTCCGTGGTGCAAATTCCGGGCTATCGCAGCGCCCTCAAGACGGGTACAGCACAGCAGTCTGACGGCAGTGGAAAATATGGCGAGAAATACATCGTCTCCAACGCGGGTCTTATTCCCGCCGATGATCCGCAATACGTTGTCTACGTAGTGATTGCTTATCCAGATGGAAACACATTCATGGCGTCCCCACCGGTATTTCGAGACGTGATGGCTCAGGTCATCAAGGAATATCGAATTCAACCTTCAACTTCTGCATCTCCTGCGCTTGCTGTGCGCTTCTAA
- a CDS encoding UDP-N-acetylmuramoyl-tripeptide--D-alanyl-D-alanine ligase yields the protein MIELTLADIALAIDGELYLGDSGATENTVISGVADTDSRLITPGDIFIAKPGEETDGHLFVAAALENGASLAIVEHTVEVSIPQIVVSNAVVALGALAREVVARVRSLGKLKVVAITGSNGKTTTKNLVAAMCSGKGQTVFPRASFNNEVGAPITMLQVREDTEFLILEMGASGPGNIKLLTDMVQPDISVVLMIGLAHAGEFGGVETTVVAKREILEALGPQGVAILNADDHRVMSMASAAPGAMRTFGYAADATVRVENVTSSMQGTQFDLCLSSGERSHVAFSVLGEHHVMNAAAAAAVGVELGFSLDYIATSLESVTQAERWRMQVLGNDDVVIINDAYNASPDSMAAAIKTLRQIATDDNRTIAVLGEMAELGEFSGEEQDKLALLIVRLGIDQLIVVGDGARRLHISAINEGSWDGESKFFSTPDEAYDYLSSLLRAGDIVLVKSSNSAKLRFLGDRLGEAYA from the coding sequence ATGATTGAACTCACCCTTGCTGACATAGCACTCGCTATTGACGGTGAGCTTTACCTGGGAGACTCTGGCGCTACTGAAAATACTGTTATCAGTGGTGTGGCCGACACAGACTCTCGCTTGATAACTCCTGGTGACATCTTTATTGCTAAGCCCGGGGAAGAGACAGACGGGCACCTCTTCGTTGCGGCTGCACTCGAAAACGGTGCCAGCTTGGCAATCGTAGAGCACACCGTTGAGGTTTCTATTCCTCAGATTGTTGTTAGCAACGCCGTAGTCGCACTGGGTGCACTTGCTCGTGAGGTGGTTGCCCGCGTTCGTTCCCTGGGCAAACTCAAAGTTGTTGCCATAACGGGTTCTAACGGAAAAACCACCACGAAGAATCTTGTTGCAGCCATGTGTAGCGGCAAAGGTCAGACCGTTTTTCCGCGCGCATCCTTCAACAATGAAGTGGGCGCACCCATCACGATGTTGCAGGTGCGCGAAGACACTGAGTTCCTCATCCTTGAGATGGGAGCCAGTGGTCCAGGTAACATCAAGCTGCTGACAGATATGGTGCAACCTGATATCAGCGTTGTCCTGATGATTGGGCTTGCACACGCAGGAGAATTTGGCGGTGTAGAGACCACTGTTGTTGCCAAACGAGAAATCTTAGAAGCATTGGGGCCTCAGGGCGTCGCAATATTGAATGCTGATGACCACCGCGTGATGTCAATGGCCTCTGCCGCCCCGGGAGCAATGCGAACATTTGGTTATGCCGCAGATGCCACCGTCCGCGTGGAGAATGTGACTTCGAGTATGCAAGGCACGCAGTTCGATCTGTGTCTGAGTTCGGGAGAACGTTCTCATGTTGCATTTTCTGTCTTGGGAGAGCACCACGTCATGAATGCGGCAGCGGCAGCTGCTGTTGGAGTGGAATTAGGGTTCTCCCTGGATTACATCGCGACCAGCCTCGAGTCAGTAACGCAAGCTGAACGTTGGAGAATGCAAGTTCTAGGCAATGATGACGTTGTCATCATTAACGATGCCTATAACGCCAGCCCAGACTCCATGGCAGCAGCGATAAAGACCTTGCGACAGATCGCGACAGATGACAACCGCACCATTGCTGTGCTGGGTGAAATGGCAGAACTTGGCGAGTTTTCCGGCGAAGAGCAGGACAAACTTGCCCTGCTCATTGTTCGTTTAGGCATCGATCAACTCATCGTTGTCGGTGATGGGGCACGCCGACTTCATATTTCTGCCATCAACGAGGGTTCGTGGGATGGTGAGTCGAAGTTCTTCTCAACCCCTGATGAGGCCTACGATTACCTATCGAGCCTGCTTCGCGCAGGAGACATAGTTCTGGTGAAATCGTCTAACTCGGCGAAGCTCCGGTTCTTAGGAGATCGACTAGGAGAGGCCTACGCGTGA
- the mraY gene encoding phospho-N-acetylmuramoyl-pentapeptide-transferase has translation MSTLLLAGALSLIFTLLMTPVFIRLFRRIGWGQFISDGGPDAHHAKKGTPTMGGIVVIVGVLVSYFIATPLTGHSVELPAILVLFLMTGLGLVGFIDDFIKTHKRRSLGLSGWPKVVGQVIVAVIFALLAINFPDENGITPASMSISFIRDTNLDFAALGAGLGLFAFLVWIILIVTSTSNAVNLTDGLDGLATGASIFTIGSFVIMNFWQQNQSCFSSRLDPQVAYKCYDVRDPLDLAIVAAAIVGGLIGFLWWNTSPAQIFLGDTGSMALGGALAALAILSQTELLLVILAGLFVIDTGSVIVQRGYFKLTRGKRIFLMSPIHHHFELKGWPEVTVVVRFWIISALFVITGVGMFYLEWLTQ, from the coding sequence GTGAGTACCCTACTTCTAGCCGGCGCACTCTCTCTCATCTTCACCCTGCTCATGACGCCGGTGTTCATTCGGTTGTTTCGCAGAATTGGCTGGGGCCAGTTCATTAGCGATGGTGGCCCGGATGCACACCACGCCAAAAAGGGAACCCCCACGATGGGTGGCATTGTCGTCATCGTTGGTGTTCTTGTTTCGTACTTCATAGCAACACCTCTCACCGGTCACAGTGTTGAGCTACCCGCCATTTTGGTTCTGTTTCTCATGACAGGTTTGGGTCTTGTCGGTTTTATTGATGACTTCATCAAAACTCACAAGCGTCGCTCACTTGGTTTGAGCGGCTGGCCTAAAGTGGTGGGCCAAGTTATCGTTGCAGTCATTTTTGCCCTGCTTGCCATTAATTTCCCTGACGAAAATGGCATCACACCAGCATCCATGAGTATCTCTTTTATTCGCGATACCAATCTTGATTTTGCTGCGCTGGGTGCTGGCCTAGGTTTGTTTGCCTTCTTGGTCTGGATCATTTTGATCGTGACCAGCACATCTAATGCTGTGAACCTCACAGATGGTTTGGATGGATTAGCTACCGGAGCTTCCATCTTCACAATTGGTTCCTTCGTCATCATGAACTTCTGGCAGCAAAACCAGTCATGTTTCTCCTCGCGACTTGACCCTCAGGTCGCTTATAAGTGTTACGACGTCCGTGATCCTCTGGACTTGGCCATTGTCGCAGCGGCCATTGTTGGAGGGTTGATCGGATTCCTTTGGTGGAACACCTCTCCCGCACAAATCTTCCTCGGAGACACCGGGTCTATGGCACTGGGTGGCGCATTGGCCGCTTTGGCTATCCTCAGCCAAACCGAACTCCTTTTGGTTATCCTTGCTGGTCTTTTTGTCATTGACACAGGCTCAGTGATTGTCCAAAGGGGATACTTCAAGCTCACCAGGGGAAAGCGCATCTTCTTGATGTCGCCCATCCATCATCACTTTGAGCTCAAGGGCTGGCCTGAAGTTACCGTCGTCGTTCGGTTCTGGATTATTTCAGCTCTGTTTGTGATTACTGGGGTTGGTATGTTCTACCTCGAGTGGTTGACCCAATAA
- the murD gene encoding UDP-N-acetylmuramoyl-L-alanine--D-glutamate ligase: MSEQRDLSQLTSWHANWAGLRVAVLGLGVTGFSVADTLSELGAHVVVSAQQADELRLKMLEVIGGTFVHEPVDGAIPSELSEFAPELIVVSPGYHPDHPILQWATARNIPIWGDIELAWRVRDKVGTPAPWIAVTGTNGKTTTVQLTAAMLATAGYRVAPCGNIGVPVLDAVRDPQGFDVFVVELSSYQLHWLQNVHPYAAAVLNIADDHLDWHGSLEAYVAAKARIFEGTQVACVYNKADRQTERMVENADVQEGARAIGFDLGAPGRSDFGIVDGILCDRAFLDERHNTALEITTVSELEERGLGSPHIVANVLAASALARSFGVPVEAISEALKNFRLDAHRIEVVAVQDGITWIDDSKATNPHAASASLAANNSIVWIVGGLLKGVNIDELVAQHADRLRGAVVIGVDRSEVISAFERHAPGVSVREVESADTSDVMVTAVTLAAELAQSGDVVLLAPAAASMDQFTDYAERGRMFAEAVKANLGGEADGESASH, translated from the coding sequence ATGTCTGAACAACGAGATCTTTCTCAGCTCACAAGCTGGCACGCCAACTGGGCTGGACTGCGCGTGGCTGTTTTGGGCTTGGGTGTGACTGGTTTTTCTGTTGCTGACACACTGTCTGAGCTGGGTGCTCATGTGGTGGTTAGTGCACAACAAGCTGATGAACTTCGCCTGAAAATGCTTGAAGTTATCGGCGGAACGTTTGTCCATGAGCCTGTCGATGGTGCTATTCCAAGTGAGCTCAGTGAGTTTGCTCCCGAGCTTATTGTGGTCTCGCCTGGGTATCATCCAGACCACCCAATTTTGCAGTGGGCCACTGCTCGAAACATCCCTATCTGGGGAGATATCGAATTAGCGTGGCGCGTCAGGGACAAAGTTGGCACTCCGGCACCATGGATTGCGGTTACCGGAACCAACGGAAAAACGACGACCGTCCAACTCACTGCCGCCATGCTGGCCACAGCCGGATATCGCGTTGCTCCCTGCGGCAATATTGGTGTTCCGGTTCTGGATGCCGTCCGGGACCCACAAGGTTTTGACGTCTTCGTTGTTGAGCTTTCCAGTTATCAACTTCACTGGTTGCAAAACGTCCACCCTTATGCCGCTGCAGTATTGAACATCGCTGACGATCATTTAGATTGGCATGGCTCGCTAGAAGCCTATGTTGCTGCTAAAGCTCGCATCTTTGAGGGAACACAGGTTGCCTGTGTTTATAACAAAGCAGACCGTCAGACCGAGCGCATGGTTGAAAACGCAGATGTTCAAGAGGGCGCTCGGGCTATCGGTTTCGATCTCGGAGCACCAGGCCGCAGTGATTTTGGCATCGTGGATGGAATTTTGTGCGACCGAGCATTCTTAGATGAACGACACAACACGGCATTAGAAATCACTACCGTCTCAGAGCTTGAAGAGCGTGGTTTGGGCTCGCCACACATTGTGGCCAACGTCTTAGCTGCCAGTGCCTTAGCAAGGTCTTTCGGCGTCCCTGTTGAAGCTATTTCAGAAGCTCTCAAGAACTTTCGTCTGGATGCTCACCGGATTGAAGTTGTTGCCGTCCAAGACGGCATTACCTGGATTGATGATTCCAAAGCAACTAATCCTCACGCGGCTTCGGCATCGCTGGCGGCAAATAACTCCATTGTCTGGATTGTTGGTGGATTGCTCAAAGGCGTCAATATAGATGAGCTTGTGGCTCAACATGCTGATCGCTTGCGCGGTGCGGTTGTTATTGGGGTTGACCGATCTGAGGTTATCTCAGCATTCGAGCGACACGCGCCCGGGGTGAGCGTTCGCGAGGTGGAGTCAGCGGACACTAGTGATGTCATGGTTACGGCTGTGACCTTAGCCGCAGAACTTGCACAATCGGGTGATGTTGTCCTTTTGGCTCCTGCTGCAGCTTCGATGGACCAATTTACGGATTATGCCGAACGGGGACGAATGTTCGCCGAGGCCGTGAAAGCAAACCTGGGAGGTGAGGCGGATGGCGAATCCGCCTCGCACTAA
- a CDS encoding FtsW/RodA/SpoVE family cell cycle protein: MANPPRTNPQGRRPASAPVRPRQAPTQSAPAAKGLLATRFNLGQQFRAESPNFYWLAGVTLLTVLIGLIMVLSASAVDSFLTDGGFFVSFFKQAGSAIIAIPLMLFVSRFPLEIYRKWALLALIASGALQLLVFTPLGVESGGNRNWVDIGIQVQPSEFIKLTVAIWLGVNLPEIINRVGPYSFRIFLSIFPVYGVAFFVLLGGDLGTTIIIFAIIMGCIAFSGVADRVIVLPTVAVSAVVAFYVVTSPNRMNRIMSFLSENCTDYTNACWQPLHGKWALANGGIFGVGLGQSKAKWSWLPAADNDYIFAIIGEELGLIGALLIIVLFVVMAVTFTRIIRSAKDPLVRITTGGIMIWIVGQAFVNIGVVVGLLPVLGVPLPLLSSGGSALVMTLLAIGVVLSFTREEKPIKKPLGRRR; the protein is encoded by the coding sequence ATGGCGAATCCGCCTCGCACTAACCCTCAAGGCCGAAGGCCTGCATCTGCTCCTGTTCGACCACGGCAGGCCCCGACGCAGTCTGCGCCTGCGGCCAAAGGCCTGTTGGCCACACGCTTCAACCTAGGTCAACAATTCAGAGCCGAGTCTCCGAACTTTTATTGGCTTGCCGGTGTGACACTGCTGACGGTTCTTATCGGTTTGATCATGGTGCTCTCGGCATCAGCGGTTGATTCGTTCTTGACCGACGGTGGGTTCTTCGTCAGCTTTTTCAAACAAGCTGGTTCAGCAATCATCGCCATACCTTTGATGCTGTTTGTGAGTAGATTCCCTCTGGAGATCTATCGCAAATGGGCCTTGTTAGCTCTTATTGCTTCTGGTGCTCTTCAACTACTTGTGTTCACGCCACTGGGTGTTGAATCTGGTGGTAACCGTAACTGGGTTGATATCGGTATTCAGGTTCAGCCCTCAGAATTCATCAAACTCACCGTTGCGATATGGCTGGGCGTCAATCTTCCAGAAATCATCAACCGAGTGGGACCCTACAGTTTCCGTATCTTCCTCTCGATTTTCCCGGTATATGGCGTTGCATTCTTTGTTTTGCTCGGCGGTGACTTGGGAACCACAATCATCATCTTCGCCATCATCATGGGGTGTATTGCCTTCTCGGGGGTGGCGGATCGGGTAATTGTCCTCCCAACAGTTGCGGTGTCTGCTGTGGTGGCGTTTTACGTTGTCACGAGCCCTAACCGAATGAACCGAATCATGTCCTTTCTGAGTGAGAACTGCACGGATTACACCAATGCCTGCTGGCAGCCCTTGCACGGTAAATGGGCTCTGGCTAACGGCGGAATTTTTGGCGTGGGCCTTGGCCAGTCCAAAGCAAAATGGTCGTGGCTACCTGCGGCAGATAATGACTACATTTTTGCCATCATCGGTGAAGAACTGGGGCTTATTGGTGCTTTGCTCATCATCGTGTTGTTTGTTGTGATGGCAGTGACATTCACACGCATTATTCGCAGTGCGAAAGACCCACTTGTTCGAATCACTACCGGCGGAATTATGATCTGGATTGTTGGCCAGGCATTCGTCAACATTGGTGTTGTTGTGGGACTGCTTCCGGTTCTGGGAGTACCGCTTCCTTTGCTCAGTTCGGGCGGTTCTGCTTTGGTCATGACGTTGCTTGCCATCGGTGTTGTCTTATCGTTTACCCGGGAAGAAAAGCCCATCAAGAAGCCACTGGGCCGCCGCCGATGA
- a CDS encoding UDP-N-acetylglucosamine--N-acetylmuramyl-(pentapeptide) pyrophosphoryl-undecaprenol N-acetylglucosamine transferase: MTTYLLAGGGTAGHVNPMLAIADALRAREPEAIIICVGTAEGLEAQLVPARGYELITIPRIPFPRARHFLSSSRIFLAGWPKAVATVVELIAQRKVDVVIGVGGYAAAPAYAAAKKTHTPYVIHEANAKPGLANRWGARSTRFVGVTFEGTPLPHAVTVGTPLRKEIETLDIPAQRQAALAYFGLEQHRPVLVVTSGSLGARSINTSIAASAQQLIDAGYQVLHIVGQNKPEALPQIPSYVVVDYCDRMDLALAAAQLVVSRAGSATVSELSALGIPAVYVPYPVGNGEQKFNAAGVVRAGGGILVEDEKFTPEWITQNLVPLMRDEARLEQMAEASARVGLRDGTARMINLIDAALSSA, from the coding sequence ATGACCACGTATCTTCTAGCTGGTGGCGGGACTGCAGGGCATGTCAACCCCATGCTCGCTATCGCTGATGCGCTCAGAGCTCGTGAGCCAGAGGCCATCATCATCTGTGTGGGGACGGCAGAGGGCCTAGAAGCACAGCTCGTTCCAGCTCGAGGATATGAACTTATTACGATTCCACGAATCCCTTTTCCACGTGCTCGTCATTTCCTCTCGAGTTCTCGGATATTTCTTGCCGGCTGGCCCAAAGCTGTTGCCACAGTCGTTGAGCTGATTGCCCAGCGCAAGGTTGATGTTGTTATTGGGGTGGGAGGCTATGCCGCCGCTCCTGCGTATGCTGCAGCGAAAAAGACTCACACCCCCTACGTCATTCATGAAGCAAATGCCAAGCCGGGTCTGGCCAACCGTTGGGGTGCCAGGTCCACTCGCTTTGTAGGCGTGACCTTTGAGGGAACTCCACTGCCTCATGCTGTGACGGTGGGGACTCCTTTGCGTAAGGAAATTGAGACGTTAGATATTCCAGCTCAGCGGCAGGCAGCACTCGCTTATTTTGGCTTAGAGCAACACCGTCCTGTGCTGGTTGTCACCAGTGGTTCACTGGGGGCGAGGTCTATCAACACTTCCATTGCCGCCTCTGCTCAGCAGCTCATTGATGCGGGCTATCAGGTGCTCCACATTGTTGGCCAAAACAAGCCTGAGGCTCTGCCACAGATTCCTAGTTATGTCGTTGTGGACTACTGCGATCGAATGGATCTTGCCCTAGCCGCAGCGCAACTTGTGGTTTCTCGGGCCGGTTCTGCAACTGTCTCTGAACTCTCTGCCTTGGGCATACCAGCGGTGTATGTGCCTTATCCCGTTGGCAATGGAGAGCAAAAGTTTAACGCCGCAGGTGTCGTTCGCGCAGGTGGGGGAATTCTCGTTGAGGATGAGAAATTCACTCCAGAGTGGATAACGCAGAACCTTGTGCCCTTGATGCGGGATGAAGCACGTTTAGAGCAGATGGCTGAGGCTTCTGCCCGCGTGGGTTTGCGAGACGGGACTGCACGCATGATCAATCTCATCGATGCCGCCCTGTCATCGGCTTAG
- the murC gene encoding UDP-N-acetylmuramate--L-alanine ligase yields the protein MIKPDSTVVAPEDLGTVHMVGIGGSGMSGIARLFLANGIMVTGSDVRDSSNIQALRELGVEVHIGHDAANLGDAQTLVVTGALWQDNPEYVLAQERGLTILHRSQALEWLTRGSRLVSVAGAHGKTTSTGMIVTGLRELGADPSFVNGGVVQSYGLSSAYGEGELFVIEADESDGSFLLYDTAVALITNVDADHLDHYGSLEAFDQAFVDFASAARELVVISSDDPGAVRVGSKISGPDVMTFGEAASADVRLAHIDTTTGGVTFTVEYLGTKYTTQLKVPGRHNAINAAGAFATLVGLGFDPASSLAGISEFGGTERRFELHGVRRGVSVYDDYAHHHTEVNAVLTAARTVVGEGRVIAVHQPHLYSRTQHFCGEFAQTLEADADLTVVLDVYGAREDPVPGVTGALVSEKFSDQSKVAFIADWQEAADHIARIARPGDYVITLGCGDVYRIIPQILASLEATS from the coding sequence GTGATTAAGCCAGACTCCACTGTTGTCGCCCCAGAAGATTTGGGGACCGTGCACATGGTGGGCATCGGTGGTTCTGGGATGAGCGGCATTGCTCGTCTCTTTCTGGCTAACGGCATTATGGTAACTGGCTCTGATGTGAGGGATTCCTCAAATATTCAGGCACTGCGTGAACTAGGGGTTGAGGTCCACATTGGCCACGATGCAGCCAACCTCGGCGATGCACAAACTTTGGTTGTCACTGGCGCGTTGTGGCAAGACAACCCTGAGTATGTTCTGGCGCAAGAACGAGGCCTCACTATCCTGCACCGTTCGCAGGCGCTGGAATGGCTTACTCGCGGATCCAGATTGGTCTCCGTTGCGGGAGCCCACGGAAAAACCACGTCAACGGGAATGATTGTGACCGGTTTGCGTGAGTTAGGCGCAGACCCCAGTTTCGTCAATGGCGGAGTAGTTCAGTCTTATGGTTTGAGCTCTGCCTATGGTGAGGGGGAGCTTTTCGTCATTGAGGCAGACGAGTCGGATGGCTCCTTCTTGCTCTATGACACTGCTGTGGCATTGATTACCAATGTTGATGCAGATCACCTGGATCATTACGGATCTCTTGAAGCTTTTGATCAGGCGTTTGTTGACTTTGCTTCTGCAGCGCGTGAGCTGGTTGTCATCTCGAGCGATGACCCAGGAGCTGTTCGCGTGGGGAGCAAGATTTCAGGCCCTGATGTAATGACCTTCGGAGAGGCCGCTTCGGCCGATGTTCGACTGGCACACATTGATACCACCACCGGTGGCGTGACATTCACTGTTGAGTACTTGGGAACCAAATACACCACTCAGCTCAAGGTTCCAGGTCGCCATAATGCCATCAACGCGGCAGGTGCTTTTGCAACCCTCGTCGGTTTGGGTTTTGACCCTGCGTCTTCTCTGGCCGGAATCTCTGAATTTGGGGGCACCGAACGTCGTTTTGAGCTCCACGGTGTGCGCAGGGGAGTGAGCGTGTATGACGACTATGCTCACCACCACACGGAGGTGAATGCGGTTCTCACAGCTGCGCGAACTGTTGTCGGTGAAGGTCGTGTGATTGCGGTGCATCAACCGCACCTCTATAGCCGCACTCAACATTTTTGTGGAGAGTTTGCCCAGACCCTCGAAGCAGATGCTGACCTCACCGTGGTTCTTGATGTTTACGGGGCGCGTGAAGATCCAGTGCCGGGCGTCACGGGAGCTCTCGTTTCAGAAAAATTCTCAGACCAAAGCAAAGTTGCTTTTATCGCCGATTGGCAGGAAGCAGCTGATCACATTGCCCGCATCGCGCGACCTGGTGACTACGTCATCACGTTGGGGTGTGGTGATGTGTACCGCATCATTCCTCAGATTTTGGCTTCACTCGAAGCTACGAGCTAG
- a CDS encoding FtsQ-type POTRA domain-containing protein, giving the protein MKRPQGPPGTPQSRPQHSSQAAPQPVKPQPPTRAQQGTSARPSRAERKQNKADLKKQKKSSAASQSRSGTRAPAPAASAPTGSRVQGTLRPVGAPPRPKSNSAQSDTSASRPTKAARKLTASQQEALEAKRKLKEAVKARKAFERDEVRRFTAHLRRRRIVWASIAGSFVAILIFVGVGMFTPILALQNIVVEGATRVPADQIIASLQPELNKPLPLVDMGAVRKAVEAQPLVKSYSTVAVPPHTLVVKVVERAPVGYLPSPNGFIMVDPAGVVIEETPERVPGLPLFTVEGDSARSKGFAAAIDVINSLPAGLAGQLDEVIANTTDDVTLILTGGARVFWGGPENAAMKNRVLSQLLTLNPVGSVSEYDVSSPKTAVVR; this is encoded by the coding sequence ATGAAACGGCCACAAGGACCGCCAGGGACACCTCAGTCTCGGCCTCAGCACAGTTCACAAGCTGCACCGCAGCCAGTGAAGCCTCAACCGCCTACCCGTGCACAACAAGGTACTTCGGCACGACCTTCTCGCGCTGAACGCAAGCAGAACAAGGCCGATCTCAAAAAACAAAAAAAGTCTTCAGCTGCCTCGCAATCGCGCAGCGGCACACGAGCTCCTGCCCCAGCAGCTTCAGCGCCAACCGGCAGTCGCGTTCAGGGCACGCTCAGGCCCGTTGGTGCACCTCCGCGGCCGAAATCCAACTCTGCACAATCAGATACCTCCGCCTCACGCCCTACGAAAGCCGCACGCAAACTGACGGCCTCACAGCAAGAAGCGCTCGAGGCTAAGCGAAAGCTCAAGGAAGCTGTTAAGGCTCGCAAAGCTTTTGAACGTGACGAAGTTCGACGCTTTACTGCCCACCTACGTCGTCGACGGATTGTGTGGGCTTCCATCGCTGGTTCTTTCGTCGCCATCTTGATCTTTGTGGGCGTGGGGATGTTTACCCCCATCCTGGCGCTCCAAAATATTGTGGTGGAGGGGGCAACCAGGGTTCCTGCCGATCAAATCATTGCCTCGCTCCAGCCGGAGCTCAACAAGCCACTGCCTTTGGTAGATATGGGTGCCGTGCGCAAGGCGGTCGAGGCGCAACCCCTGGTCAAGAGCTACTCCACAGTTGCTGTGCCACCACACACCCTGGTGGTGAAAGTTGTTGAACGAGCCCCTGTTGGGTACCTGCCCTCGCCTAATGGTTTCATCATGGTCGACCCTGCGGGGGTGGTCATCGAGGAAACCCCTGAGCGCGTTCCTGGCTTGCCACTGTTCACGGTGGAAGGTGACTCCGCGCGATCCAAGGGTTTCGCCGCGGCTATCGATGTGATTAATTCTTTGCCAGCAGGATTAGCTGGCCAGCTTGACGAGGTCATTGCTAACACCACGGATGATGTCACACTCATTTTGACCGGGGGAGCCCGCGTCTTCTGGGGTGGTCCTGAAAACGCGGCGATGAAGAACCGAGTTCTCTCTCAGCTTTTGACGCTGAATCCAGTTGGCTCTGTCAGTGAGTATGACGTTTCCTCACCCAAGACAGCGGTTGTGCGTTAA